A stretch of the Vitis riparia cultivar Riparia Gloire de Montpellier isolate 1030 chromosome 13, EGFV_Vit.rip_1.0, whole genome shotgun sequence genome encodes the following:
- the LOC117928348 gene encoding uncharacterized protein LOC117928348 — translation MALGCMLAQPDDSRKERAIYYLSKRMLEHEMRYVMIEHLYLALVWVTKRLRHYMTEYAVHLISRLDLLRYLFDRPALTGRLMRWLILLTEFDIHYVFQKSIKESIVADHLASLPTSKDRPIDDDFPDEEFVAISNLLEWCMYFDGATNQLGYVIGVMLVSSQGDHIPRSIRLAFSDRYPTMNNIVEYEACILGLETTLDLSIRLIEVFGDSSNRFREIERLRT, via the coding sequence ATGGCCTTGGGATGTATGCTAGCTCAGCCTGATGACTCAAGGAAGGAGCGAGCTATTtactatctgagtaagaggatgctggagCATGAGATGAGATACGTTATGATTGAGCACCTTTACTTAGCACTAGTTTGGGTTACCAagagattgaggcattacatgacagagtatgcagtgcacttgatatcccgcCTAGATCTGTTGAGATACTTATTTGACAGACCTGCATTGACTGGTAGATTGATGAGATGGCTCATACTTTTGACAGAGTTCGATATTCACTATGTTTTTCAAAAGTCCATTAAGGAAAGTATTGTCGCCGATCACTTAGCCTCACTACCGACATCTAAGGATAGAccaattgatgatgattttccagatgaggagtttgttgctATAAGTAACTTATTAGAATGGTGCATGTACTTCGATGGTGCAACCAATCAGTTAGGGTATGTGATAGGTGTTATGTTGGTATCCTCTCAAGGTGATCATATTCCAAGGTCCATTCGTTTGGCGTTCTCTGATCGATATCCTACCATGAATAAtatagttgagtatgaggcttgtatccttggtCTAGAGACTACATTGGACCTTAGCATTAGACTGATTGAGGTGTTTGGGGACTCCTCAAACAGATTCAGGGAGATTGAAAGACTAAGGACGTAA